In Synechococcus sp. MW101C3, one genomic interval encodes:
- the lptB gene encoding LPS export ABC transporter ATP-binding protein, with the protein MSLVLEGVALSIGGRPLVKGVTLALEPGEVVGLLGPNGAGKTTTFNLVTGLLKPDRGRVVLDGKRVERLAMPERARLGIGYLPQEPSVFRQLSVRQNLQLALQQSGAPVAGRRERVEQLVEEFHLTNFQHRRGFQLSGGERRRCEVARALAVGEAGPRYLLLDEPFAGVDPLAVADLQTLIGTLRDRNMGLLITDHNVRETLSITDRAYILTEGSLLASGPSAEVASNPLVRQHYLGEGFQL; encoded by the coding sequence ATGAGCCTTGTGTTGGAAGGGGTGGCCCTGAGCATCGGAGGCCGCCCCCTGGTCAAGGGGGTGACCCTCGCCCTGGAGCCCGGCGAAGTGGTCGGCCTGCTGGGCCCCAACGGCGCCGGCAAGACCACCACCTTCAACCTCGTCACCGGCTTGCTCAAACCGGATCGGGGCCGGGTCGTGCTCGATGGGAAGCGGGTGGAGCGGCTGGCCATGCCGGAGCGTGCCCGTCTGGGCATCGGCTACCTGCCCCAGGAGCCGAGCGTTTTCCGGCAGCTGAGCGTGCGCCAGAACCTGCAGCTCGCCCTGCAACAGAGCGGCGCTCCGGTGGCGGGGCGGCGGGAGCGCGTCGAGCAGTTGGTAGAGGAGTTCCACCTGACCAACTTTCAGCACCGCCGTGGCTTCCAGCTGTCTGGAGGAGAGCGGCGCCGCTGCGAAGTGGCGCGCGCCCTGGCGGTGGGCGAAGCGGGCCCGCGCTACCTGCTGCTGGATGAACCCTTCGCCGGCGTCGATCCGCTCGCCGTTGCCGACCTCCAGACCCTGATCGGCACTCTGCGGGATCGCAACATGGGTCTGCTGATCACCGATCACAACGTCCGGGAGACCCTCTCCATCACCGACCGCGCCTACATCCTCACGGAAGGCAGCCTGCTGGCCTCCGGGCCTTCGGCTGAGGTGGCCAGCAACCCGCTTGTGCGCCAGCACTACCTGGGGGAGGGCTTCCAGCTGTGA
- a CDS encoding DUF309 domain-containing protein, with amino-acid sequence MASRHPGPVPPADDLTADPRLQMAAGLFNAGEWYACHDVFEEIWHETQGPDRAALQGFLQIAVAHLHLQRGNQRGATLLLGEGLGRLAPFPADALGFNLTLLRARVADRLHCLQQGNDPGALPLPVLTPAA; translated from the coding sequence ATGGCGTCCCGCCACCCCGGCCCAGTGCCCCCCGCCGACGACCTGACCGCAGACCCCCGTCTGCAGATGGCCGCAGGGCTGTTCAACGCGGGTGAGTGGTACGCCTGTCACGACGTGTTCGAGGAGATCTGGCACGAAACCCAGGGGCCCGACCGAGCCGCGCTTCAGGGATTTCTGCAGATCGCCGTGGCCCACCTGCATCTGCAGCGCGGCAACCAGCGTGGAGCCACGCTGCTGCTGGGTGAAGGGCTGGGCCGGCTGGCACCGTTTCCGGCCGACGCCCTCGGCTTCAACCTCACCCTGCTGCGCGCCCGGGTGGCTGACCGGCTGCACTGTCTGCAACAGGGGAATGACCCAGGGGCCCTCCCCCTGCCAGTGTTGACGCCAGCTGCCTGA
- the typA gene encoding translational GTPase TypA, producing MSAASQSAPIRNIAIIAHVDHGKTTLVDALLQQSGIFRDGEAVPTCVMDSNDLERERGITILSKNTAVDYAGVRINIVDTPGHADFGGEVERVLGMVDGALLIVDANEGPMPQTRFVLKKALEQGLRPIVFVNKIDRARVDPEQAVDKVLDLFLELGADDDQCDFTYLFGSGMGGYAKPDMATESETMKPLFDAILRHVPPPVGDPEKPLQMQVTTLDYSDFLGRIMIGRIHNGTIKAGQSAALIRDDGSIKRGRISKLLGFQGLQRVEIEQASAGDLVAVAGFDEVNIGETIACPDHPEALPLIRVDEPTLQMTFVVNDSPFAGKEGKFVTSRQLRDRLQKELLTNVALRVEDTDSPDRFSVSGRGELHLGILIETMRREGYEFQVSQPQVIFRTIDGTPCEPVETLVMDVPEDAVGSCIEKLGTRKGEMQNMETGNDGRTQLEFVVPARGLIGFRGEFVRATRGEGIMSHSFFEYRPMQGDFDARRNGVLVAFEEGTATFYALKGAEDRGQFFITPGTKVYKGMIVGEHNRPPDLELNVCKAKQVTNIRSAGAEVLDTLQSPIQMTLERALEYIGPDEMLEVTPESIRLRKLPVKKAAKR from the coding sequence ATGAGCGCCGCTTCCCAGAGCGCACCGATTCGCAATATCGCGATCATCGCCCACGTTGACCACGGCAAGACCACGCTCGTGGATGCCCTGCTTCAGCAGTCGGGGATCTTCCGGGACGGCGAGGCTGTGCCCACCTGCGTGATGGACTCGAACGACCTGGAGCGCGAGCGCGGCATCACGATCCTCTCCAAGAACACCGCGGTTGATTACGCCGGCGTACGCATCAACATCGTCGATACCCCCGGACACGCCGATTTCGGCGGCGAGGTGGAGCGGGTGCTCGGCATGGTGGATGGTGCCCTGCTGATCGTGGACGCCAACGAGGGGCCCATGCCCCAGACCCGCTTCGTGCTCAAGAAGGCGCTCGAGCAGGGCCTGCGGCCGATCGTGTTCGTCAACAAGATTGACCGCGCCCGCGTCGACCCGGAACAGGCGGTCGACAAGGTGCTGGATCTGTTCCTGGAGCTCGGCGCCGACGACGACCAGTGCGACTTCACCTACCTGTTCGGCAGCGGCATGGGGGGCTACGCCAAGCCCGACATGGCCACCGAAAGCGAAACGATGAAGCCGCTCTTCGACGCCATCCTGCGCCATGTGCCGCCGCCGGTCGGAGACCCTGAAAAGCCCCTGCAGATGCAGGTCACCACGCTCGACTACTCCGACTTCCTGGGTCGGATCATGATCGGCCGCATCCACAACGGCACCATCAAGGCCGGCCAGAGCGCCGCACTGATCCGCGACGACGGCAGCATCAAGCGCGGCCGGATCAGCAAGCTGCTCGGCTTCCAGGGCCTGCAGCGGGTGGAGATTGAGCAGGCCAGCGCCGGCGATCTGGTGGCCGTGGCGGGCTTCGATGAAGTGAACATCGGCGAAACGATCGCCTGCCCCGATCACCCCGAAGCGCTGCCCTTGATCCGGGTGGATGAACCAACCCTCCAGATGACCTTCGTGGTCAACGATTCCCCCTTCGCCGGCAAGGAAGGCAAGTTCGTCACCAGCCGCCAGCTGCGTGACCGCCTTCAGAAGGAGCTGCTCACCAACGTGGCGCTGCGGGTGGAGGACACCGACTCCCCTGATCGCTTCTCCGTGAGCGGCCGTGGTGAGCTGCACCTGGGCATCCTGATCGAAACCATGCGCCGCGAAGGCTATGAGTTCCAGGTGTCCCAGCCGCAGGTGATTTTCCGCACGATCGACGGCACACCGTGCGAGCCGGTGGAAACCCTGGTGATGGACGTTCCCGAAGATGCGGTGGGCTCCTGCATCGAGAAGCTCGGCACCCGCAAGGGCGAGATGCAGAACATGGAAACCGGCAACGACGGCCGCACCCAGCTGGAATTCGTGGTGCCGGCCCGCGGCCTGATCGGTTTCCGTGGTGAGTTCGTGCGCGCCACCCGCGGCGAAGGAATCATGAGCCACTCCTTCTTCGAATACCGCCCCATGCAGGGGGATTTCGATGCCCGCCGGAACGGCGTACTGGTGGCTTTCGAAGAAGGCACCGCCACCTTCTACGCGCTCAAGGGCGCGGAGGATCGGGGCCAGTTCTTCATCACGCCTGGCACCAAGGTCTACAAGGGCATGATCGTGGGCGAACACAACCGGCCGCCCGATCTTGAGCTGAACGTCTGCAAGGCCAAGCAGGTCACCAACATCCGCTCGGCTGGCGCTGAAGTGCTCGACACGCTTCAATCCCCGATCCAGATGACGCTTGAGCGCGCGCTTGAGTACATCGGGCCGGACGAAATGCTGGAAGTGACCCCGGAATCGATCCGGCTGCGCAAGCTGCCAGTGAAGAAGGCCGCCAAGCGATGA
- a CDS encoding D-alanyl-D-alanine carboxypeptidase family protein, producing the protein MSARHQGDDIPVAQRSLRPGPPRGRSLRAVLGTVMVLVVGGGALGFRFREPLVQLLTPPPVPGIDARLGSDGRLLGHFPYAEAPTDQLTNVSPGLMLHTEAAVELLAMQREAAADGVDLRLLSGFRSVDLQQQIFFGVKSERNQSAEERAQVSAPPGFSEHSTGYAVDLGDGGRPAANLSVDFERTPAFRWLQENANRYHFKLSFPRGNAQGVTYEPWHWRFEGSAEALRMFEPARQLQGSERSGLG; encoded by the coding sequence ATGTCCGCGCGTCATCAGGGCGACGACATCCCGGTGGCTCAGCGCTCGCTGCGCCCCGGACCACCCCGGGGACGATCGCTGCGCGCGGTGCTCGGCACCGTGATGGTGCTGGTGGTGGGCGGTGGCGCGCTGGGTTTTCGCTTCCGCGAGCCGCTGGTCCAGTTGCTCACCCCTCCCCCCGTCCCCGGGATCGATGCACGGCTGGGCAGCGATGGGCGGCTGCTGGGCCACTTCCCCTATGCGGAAGCGCCGACGGACCAGCTCACCAACGTGTCGCCGGGCCTGATGCTGCATACAGAGGCTGCCGTCGAGCTGCTCGCCATGCAGCGGGAAGCGGCCGCCGATGGGGTGGATCTGCGCTTGCTGAGCGGTTTCCGCTCAGTGGATCTGCAGCAGCAGATTTTCTTTGGTGTCAAATCGGAGCGCAACCAGAGCGCCGAGGAGCGCGCCCAGGTGAGCGCCCCACCGGGTTTTTCCGAGCACAGCACCGGCTACGCCGTCGATCTCGGCGATGGCGGCCGGCCCGCCGCCAACCTGAGTGTCGACTTCGAGCGCACTCCCGCCTTCCGCTGGCTGCAGGAGAATGCCAACCGCTACCACTTCAAACTCTCGTTTCCGCGCGGCAATGCCCAGGGCGTGACCTACGAGCCATGGCACTGGCGCTTCGAGGGATCAGCGGAGGCGCTGCGGATGTTCGAACCGGCCCGACAGCTGCAGGGATCTGAGCGGAGCGGGCTGGGATAG
- the chlP gene encoding geranylgeranyl reductase, producing MLRVAVVGGGPSGSCAAEVLAKAGIETWLFERKLDNAKPCGGAIPLCMVDEFDLPESIIDRKVRNMKMISPSNREVDIHLDNADEYIGMCRREVLDGFLRNRAAELGTHLVNGLVQSIDTGKNRQGPYTLKYADYSSGGPTGEIKTLEVDLIVGADGANSRVAKAMDAGDYNVAIAFQERIRLPKEEMSYYEDLAEMYVGTDVSPDFYAWVFPKFDHVAVGTGTMQVNQALIKGLQKGIRERASARLLNGEVIKVEAHPIPEHPRPRRVVGRMALVGDAAGYVTKSSGEGIYFAAKSGRMCAEQIVAASSSGATIPTEKDLKVYIKKWDRKYGATYKVLELLQNIFYRNDAAREAFVEMCDDKDVQRLTFDSYLYKRVVMMNPWQQIKLTLLTLGSVLRGQALAPAGYQPVKSAVRTQAEMELFAATGSLQPRQAEGLAADIAPTPSEAGSVVTEAEEREPALMGH from the coding sequence ATGTTGCGAGTCGCAGTGGTGGGTGGCGGCCCAAGCGGTTCCTGTGCTGCGGAGGTCCTCGCCAAGGCGGGCATCGAAACCTGGTTGTTTGAGCGAAAGCTTGATAATGCCAAGCCCTGCGGTGGTGCGATTCCGCTCTGCATGGTTGATGAATTCGACCTGCCGGAGTCGATCATCGACCGCAAGGTGCGCAACATGAAGATGATCTCGCCCTCCAATCGTGAGGTGGATATCCATCTGGACAACGCCGATGAATACATCGGCATGTGCCGCCGCGAAGTGCTTGATGGCTTCCTGCGCAATCGGGCCGCCGAGCTTGGCACCCACCTCGTCAACGGGCTGGTTCAGAGCATCGACACCGGCAAGAACCGCCAGGGCCCTTATACCCTCAAGTATGCCGATTATTCCTCCGGTGGCCCTACCGGTGAGATCAAGACTCTCGAAGTGGATCTGATCGTCGGCGCCGATGGGGCCAACAGCCGCGTTGCCAAGGCGATGGATGCTGGCGACTACAACGTCGCCATTGCCTTTCAGGAGCGCATCCGTCTTCCCAAGGAGGAGATGTCCTACTACGAAGACCTCGCAGAAATGTATGTGGGCACCGATGTGTCCCCGGACTTCTACGCCTGGGTCTTCCCCAAGTTCGACCACGTGGCCGTTGGAACCGGCACCATGCAGGTCAACCAGGCCTTGATCAAGGGGCTCCAGAAGGGCATTCGGGAACGGGCCTCCGCCCGCCTGCTCAATGGTGAGGTGATCAAGGTGGAAGCTCACCCGATCCCTGAGCATCCCCGCCCGCGTCGGGTGGTGGGTCGCATGGCCTTGGTGGGCGATGCCGCCGGCTACGTGACCAAGAGTTCCGGTGAAGGAATCTATTTCGCCGCCAAGAGTGGCCGCATGTGCGCCGAACAGATCGTGGCAGCCAGCAGCTCTGGAGCAACGATTCCCACCGAAAAAGATCTCAAGGTCTACATCAAGAAGTGGGACCGCAAATACGGTGCCACCTACAAAGTTCTTGAGCTTCTGCAAAACATCTTCTATCGCAACGACGCTGCCCGCGAGGCCTTCGTTGAAATGTGCGATGACAAAGATGTGCAGCGTCTCACCTTCGACAGCTACCTCTACAAGCGGGTGGTGATGATGAACCCGTGGCAGCAGATCAAGCTCACCCTGCTCACCCTCGGCTCCGTGCTTCGCGGCCAGGCGCTGGCCCCCGCCGGCTACCAGCCGGTGAAGAGCGCTGTCCGCACCCAGGCAGAGATGGAGCTCTTCGCCGCCACCGGTTCCTTGCAGCCTCGTCAGGCTGAGGGGCTGGCCGCCGACATCGCCCCCACCCCATCGGAGGCAGGGTCCGTCGTGACCGAAGCCGAGGAACGGGAACCTGCCCTGATGGGTCACTGA
- the glyS gene encoding glycine--tRNA ligase subunit beta: MATFLLEIGTEELPADFARMALPQLEQQVRQALSAHKLPLESLWCSSTPRRLAVCVSGLPERQADQEEERKGPPAEQAFVNGEPAPAAIGFARRCGVAASELEVRQTPKGPFVFARLRQQGQPTFELLSGLIPGWIDALQGRRFMRWGQGDSRFSRPVRWLVALLDERVIPVQLPATDPCIQSGRLSRGHRLVQSEVSITAACTYRQELAAAGVQVDRQLRAQWIRQQLEAAATAAGARPDLPEALFEELVDLVESPSLIEGSIDAHFLALPPEVLSTVMRSHQRYVPLEPVGAQADVLALSARSLLLPRFLCIGNGLEAAASTVRRGNERVLRARLADAAFFLDADRRVSSHSRLSQLERVTFAEGLGSLKQRAERICWLTNTLLEALALADDDAETARCAAELCKHDLVSQMVGEFPELQGVIGAKYVLEEGKSRGVALAVLEHYLPRGAGDRLPSSAAGAVVAMAERLELLLSIYAKGERPSGSSDPYGLRRAANGLLQVLHAQGWRLDLNALLQGATAHWQALLPGLGVDSVALSLELQEFLRQRLVAQLEEEGFDADLVRAVAGATVQGERLLRQPIDAWERTQVLADLRASGALKEVQAVVQRAARLAQHSELSGQVLRADGVVEPARFTASSEAQLLAVVQDIEPLACGEAGSIDYSGLAAALGQGAGALAAFFDGETSVMVMCDDIAVRTNRLNLLAVLTNQSEVLADFSALDG, encoded by the coding sequence GTGGCCACGTTCCTGCTGGAGATCGGCACCGAGGAACTGCCGGCGGATTTCGCCCGGATGGCCCTCCCTCAATTGGAGCAGCAGGTGCGCCAGGCACTGAGCGCGCACAAGCTGCCGCTGGAGTCGCTGTGGTGCAGCAGCACGCCCCGCCGCCTCGCCGTGTGCGTGAGTGGCCTGCCGGAGCGCCAGGCCGATCAGGAAGAGGAGCGCAAGGGCCCACCGGCGGAGCAGGCCTTCGTGAACGGGGAGCCGGCTCCCGCCGCCATCGGCTTCGCCCGGCGCTGCGGCGTGGCCGCCAGCGAACTTGAAGTCCGCCAGACCCCGAAAGGGCCGTTCGTCTTCGCCCGCCTGCGGCAGCAGGGGCAGCCCACCTTCGAGCTGCTGAGCGGCCTGATTCCCGGCTGGATCGATGCCCTGCAGGGAAGGCGCTTCATGCGCTGGGGCCAGGGAGACAGTCGCTTCAGCCGGCCGGTGCGCTGGCTGGTGGCCCTGCTTGATGAGCGGGTGATTCCCGTGCAGTTGCCGGCTACCGATCCCTGCATCCAGAGCGGCCGCCTCAGCCGCGGCCACCGACTCGTGCAGTCGGAGGTGTCGATCACGGCGGCGTGCACCTACAGGCAGGAGCTGGCCGCCGCCGGGGTACAGGTCGACCGCCAGCTGCGCGCCCAGTGGATCCGTCAGCAGCTGGAGGCGGCAGCCACCGCCGCCGGCGCCCGGCCCGATCTGCCGGAGGCGCTCTTCGAGGAGCTGGTCGATCTGGTGGAGAGCCCCTCGCTGATTGAAGGCAGCATCGATGCGCACTTCCTTGCCCTGCCCCCCGAGGTGCTGAGCACGGTGATGCGTTCCCACCAGCGCTATGTGCCACTGGAGCCTGTGGGCGCCCAGGCGGATGTTCTGGCGCTCTCGGCCCGGTCCTTACTGCTGCCCAGGTTTCTCTGCATCGGCAACGGCCTGGAGGCGGCGGCCTCAACAGTGCGCCGGGGGAACGAGCGGGTGCTGCGGGCGCGGCTGGCCGATGCCGCCTTCTTCCTGGACGCAGACCGCCGGGTGAGCAGTCACAGCCGCCTCAGTCAGTTGGAGCGGGTCACGTTTGCTGAAGGCCTGGGCAGCCTGAAACAGCGCGCCGAACGAATCTGCTGGCTCACCAACACCCTGTTGGAGGCACTGGCGTTAGCGGACGACGACGCCGAAACCGCCCGCTGCGCCGCCGAACTCTGCAAGCACGATCTGGTCAGCCAGATGGTGGGCGAATTCCCGGAACTGCAGGGGGTGATCGGGGCGAAGTACGTGCTGGAGGAAGGCAAATCGCGCGGCGTGGCCCTGGCTGTGCTGGAGCACTACCTGCCGCGTGGTGCCGGCGATCGCCTGCCCAGCTCCGCTGCCGGAGCGGTGGTAGCGATGGCGGAGCGCCTGGAGCTGCTGCTCAGCATCTACGCCAAAGGGGAGCGGCCGAGCGGGTCTTCCGATCCCTACGGGCTGCGGCGGGCCGCCAACGGGCTGCTGCAGGTGCTCCACGCCCAGGGTTGGCGCCTTGATCTGAACGCTCTGCTGCAGGGCGCCACGGCGCACTGGCAGGCGCTGCTGCCAGGCCTTGGGGTGGATTCCGTCGCCCTGTCACTGGAGCTGCAGGAGTTTCTGCGCCAGCGGCTGGTGGCCCAGCTGGAGGAGGAAGGCTTCGATGCTGACCTGGTAAGGGCGGTGGCGGGTGCCACGGTCCAAGGGGAACGCCTGCTGCGCCAACCCATCGACGCCTGGGAGCGGACCCAGGTGTTGGCGGACCTTCGGGCGAGCGGCGCCCTCAAGGAGGTTCAGGCCGTGGTGCAGCGTGCGGCGCGGCTGGCGCAGCACAGCGAGCTCAGCGGCCAGGTGCTACGGGCTGATGGCGTGGTGGAGCCAGCCCGCTTCACTGCCAGCAGCGAAGCGCAACTGCTGGCAGTGGTGCAGGACATTGAGCCGCTGGCCTGCGGAGAGGCCGGCAGCATCGACTACAGCGGTCTCGCCGCAGCCCTCGGCCAGGGTGCGGGAGCGCTGGCGGCCTTCTTCGATGGCGAAACGAGCGTGATGGTGATGTGCGACGACATCGCCGTGCGCACCAACCGGCTGAATCTGCTGGCGGTCCTCACCAATCAGTCAGAGGTGCTCGCCGATTTCAGTGCCCTTGATGGGTGA
- a CDS encoding NADPH-dependent assimilatory sulfite reductase hemoprotein subunit, with translation MAATGQSTAGQPATANDLPPTKFELLKAASGHLKEPLATELENDKPFFTDGAVQILKFHGSYQQDNRDNRQKGREKDWQMMLRLRSPAGRIPVPLYLAMDDLSNNLGNGTLRVTTRQAFQMHGIAKADLREVIGTIVRALGSTLAACGDINRNVMAPAAPFEKGGYPAARRLADQIADLLSPEAAEGSYLDLWVEGDHSYRFKPDKPVREARERQREGALFSGDASEPLYGGTYLPRKFKVAVTVPGDNSVDLLTQDIGLVVFTDPSGRLRGCNAYVGGGMGRTHNKDETFARTADPLGYVAAEHVLDLVQAIAALQRDHGDRQVRRHARMKYLIHDRGIAWFKQELKRYFPHPIRGLQNEPTPRLADYLGWHRQSANLWFVGLPLLCGRLEGERKQGLRKLVETYQLEVRLTPNQDLLLCNIGTPQRSSVRSALAELGFQAPEAPDLLARHAIACPALPTCGLAITESERILPEVLDRLDALLRRLEIEKPVLVRMTGCPNGCARPYMAEIGLVGSGVEQYQLWLGGTPNLTRLASPFLERMPLAELESTLEPLLRGWKAAGGRRSFGEHVAQLGDVAVREALVGC, from the coding sequence TTGGCTGCCACTGGGCAATCAACGGCTGGGCAACCAGCGACTGCCAACGACCTGCCACCCACCAAGTTCGAGCTGCTCAAGGCGGCCAGCGGCCATCTCAAGGAGCCGCTGGCCACCGAACTGGAGAACGACAAGCCGTTCTTCACGGACGGCGCCGTCCAGATCCTCAAGTTTCACGGCAGTTATCAGCAGGACAACCGCGACAACCGCCAGAAGGGCCGTGAAAAGGACTGGCAAATGATGCTGCGGCTACGCAGCCCCGCCGGGCGCATCCCGGTGCCGCTCTATCTGGCCATGGACGACCTGTCCAACAACCTCGGCAACGGCACGCTGCGGGTGACCACCCGCCAGGCCTTCCAGATGCACGGCATCGCCAAGGCCGATCTGCGCGAGGTGATCGGCACGATTGTGCGCGCGCTGGGTTCCACGCTGGCGGCCTGCGGTGACATCAACCGCAACGTGATGGCCCCCGCTGCCCCCTTCGAGAAGGGGGGCTACCCCGCCGCGCGTCGGTTGGCGGATCAGATCGCCGATCTGCTGTCGCCGGAGGCCGCCGAGGGCTCCTATCTCGACCTCTGGGTGGAAGGGGATCACAGCTACCGCTTCAAGCCCGACAAGCCGGTGCGTGAGGCACGCGAGCGCCAGCGCGAAGGAGCCCTGTTCAGCGGTGATGCCTCCGAGCCCCTTTACGGCGGCACCTACCTGCCGCGCAAGTTCAAGGTGGCCGTCACGGTGCCGGGCGACAACTCCGTGGATCTGCTCACCCAGGACATCGGCCTGGTGGTGTTCACCGATCCGAGTGGGCGCCTCAGGGGCTGCAACGCCTACGTGGGTGGGGGCATGGGCCGCACCCATAACAAGGACGAAACCTTTGCGCGCACTGCCGATCCGCTCGGCTACGTGGCTGCCGAGCATGTGCTCGATCTCGTCCAGGCGATCGCTGCCCTGCAGCGCGACCACGGCGACCGCCAGGTGCGGCGCCACGCCCGCATGAAGTACCTGATCCACGACCGGGGAATCGCCTGGTTCAAGCAGGAGCTCAAGCGCTATTTCCCCCATCCGATCCGCGGCCTGCAGAACGAGCCCACCCCCCGCCTCGCCGACTACCTGGGCTGGCATCGCCAGAGCGCCAATCTCTGGTTCGTGGGCCTGCCCCTGCTCTGTGGCCGCCTCGAAGGCGAGCGCAAGCAGGGGCTGCGAAAGCTGGTGGAGACCTACCAGCTGGAGGTGCGGCTCACTCCCAACCAGGACCTGCTGCTCTGCAACATCGGCACCCCCCAGCGCAGTTCGGTGCGCTCCGCCCTGGCGGAGCTCGGCTTCCAGGCCCCCGAAGCTCCCGATCTGCTGGCCCGCCATGCGATCGCCTGCCCGGCCCTGCCCACCTGTGGTCTGGCCATCACCGAATCGGAACGCATCCTTCCTGAGGTGCTCGATCGCCTCGATGCCCTGCTGCGGCGCCTGGAGATCGAGAAACCCGTGCTCGTGCGCATGACCGGCTGTCCCAATGGTTGCGCCCGCCCCTACATGGCGGAGATCGGTCTGGTGGGCAGCGGCGTGGAGCAGTACCAGCTCTGGTTGGGGGGCACCCCCAACCTCACCCGTCTGGCCAGTCCCTTCCTGGAGCGGATGCCCCTGGCGGAACTGGAGAGCACCCTTGAACCCCTGCTGCGGGGCTGGAAGGCGGCCGGTGGGCGGCGCAGCTTCGGTGAGCACGTGGCCCAGCTGGGTGATGTGGCCGTGCGTGAGGCCCTGGTCGGATGTTGA
- a CDS encoding M15 family metallopeptidase, protein MPRPWSSVPIEDNGEPLIPLPPELLRLEPHPYAALGAPYGQAGCPFRLRQGVVERLLQAQDALQQQQDGWRLAVFDAWRPLAVQAFMVEHALREECRARGVDPERPGPEREAVAAEVGRFWAPPSADPATPPPHSTGAAVDLTLAGPAGALLGMGGDIDAIGAVSEPGHFADAAAEDPTGPAASWHQRRLLLQAVMAAAGFSQHPNEWWHFSHGDQLWAWRSGAAQACYGRWTGAGSGEGTVAVGSGIS, encoded by the coding sequence GTGCCGCGTCCCTGGAGCTCGGTCCCGATCGAAGACAACGGCGAACCGCTGATCCCACTCCCCCCCGAGCTGCTCCGGCTCGAGCCTCACCCTTATGCGGCTCTCGGGGCCCCCTATGGCCAGGCCGGCTGCCCCTTCCGCCTGCGCCAGGGGGTGGTGGAGCGTCTGCTGCAGGCTCAGGACGCCCTGCAGCAGCAGCAGGATGGCTGGCGGCTGGCCGTGTTTGATGCCTGGCGGCCGCTGGCGGTGCAGGCGTTCATGGTGGAGCACGCACTGCGGGAGGAATGCCGAGCCCGTGGGGTGGATCCCGAGCGGCCGGGGCCGGAGCGCGAGGCCGTGGCCGCAGAGGTGGGCCGCTTCTGGGCCCCGCCCAGTGCCGATCCAGCCACACCGCCGCCGCACAGCACAGGGGCAGCCGTGGATCTCACCCTGGCCGGGCCGGCAGGCGCGCTGCTGGGAATGGGCGGGGACATCGATGCGATCGGCGCGGTCTCAGAGCCTGGGCACTTCGCCGACGCTGCCGCAGAGGATCCCACCGGCCCAGCGGCGAGCTGGCACCAGCGACGGCTGCTGCTGCAGGCGGTGATGGCGGCAGCTGGGTTCAGTCAGCACCCCAACGAGTGGTGGCACTTCAGCCATGGTGATCAGCTGTGGGCCTGGCGCAGCGGCGCTGCGCAGGCCTGCTACGGGCGCTGGACAGGCGCTGGGTCTGGAGAGGGCACGGTGGCGGTGGGCAGCGGCATCAGCTGA